The window AGTTGTTCCGACAAATGGTTGGAAATTTAATTTATCTAACCATCACCAGGCCAAAAATTGCTTATTTAGTTGGCATTGTTTCACAATTTATGCAATGTCCaactaatgttcatcttgatgCAGCTAAAAGGATCCTTCGTTATGTGAAAGGATCAATGGGCCACGGCTTGTGGTATAAGAAGTGTGATGATGTTTTGTTAAATAGTTTCGTAGATGCAGATTGGATGGGAGACGCAAATGATCGTCATTCAACTTCGGGTTACTGTTAGAACATGGGTTCCACGGTTATTTCATGGTGTAGTAAGaagcaagatgttgttgctttatctagCACGAAAGCGGAATACATAGCTCCAACTATGGCAGCTCAAGAGTGTACTTGGATAAGAAGATTGATTGGTGACATACTTGAAGAAGTAGATTATGTTATCAAACTGAAATGTGACAATGAAAGTGCAATCAAACTTGCTTCGAATCATGTTTTTCATGCTCGTAGTAAGCATATAGAAATGAGGTATCATTTCATTCGTGAAAAGGTTGTTAGCGAGGAAATTGAGCTAGCAAATGTAAAGACCTCTTATATTGTGAATATTCATGGGCCCCACAATGATTCTAATAAAATAAAATTGTGGGCGAGTCTTGAAAAATTTGTAGGTGATTACGATGCGGCTTGGATCTTATGTGGTGATTTCAATGAAGTTCGCGAAGAATCGAAAAGATTTAATTGTGAATTTATTGAAAGGCGAGCGGAATGGTTCAATGACTTCATCAACCAGGCTAACCTTATTGAGGTTCCAATGGGGGGAAAGATATTTACGCAAATTTGTGACAACGGAATCAAGTTTAGCAAACTTGATAGATTCTTGGTTTCGGATAAAGTGTGTAATATGTGGAATGAATTATTGGTCTTGGCACTTGAAAGAAAATTATCGGATCATTGTCCGATTATCCTTCGTGATAGAGTGATAGATTTTGGTCCAAAACCTACCAAAGTCTTTGATGAATGGCTAGACATGGATGGGTCGGATGAGGCTGTAATCAACGCGTGGAATAAAGAGGTTCAAGGTCGTAGACTAGATTGCAAGTTTCGTGATAAATTGAAAAATGTTAAGTTTGCTCTAAAAGAATGGGGACACAACACTCTTGTTGGAATTGATGTTGAGATCGAGGATTTGAAAAACAAGGCCACAGCTTGGGAAGCTATGGCCGAAACAAGGGTGCTTACATCCAACGAGAGAAATGAGTGGCTTGATTGTAGGAAGAAGTGGATCGATAAAGAAAAGATTAAAGCAAGTATGGCCAAGCAAAAATCGAGGGCGAAGTGGATTGTTGATGGGGATGAAAATACCAAGTACTTTCATTCTTTCATTAAGAGACGCCACCAAGGAATAATTTACGGGGTCTTAATATTAATGGTACATGGTGTGAAGACCCGATCGACATCAAGCAAGAAGCATTGAATCATTTTAAATCGCGTTTTGCTAATAATAGGTCAGGATGCTTACGGCTCCAGCAGTCTGCCTCGATGCCACGGCCTGTGCAGCTCTCGACTGAGCAAGCTGATTTACTTGAGGTAAAATTCAGCGAGAAGGAGGTTCGAGATGCTATAAGCGAATGTGGGTGTACGAAAGCCCCCGGTCCCGAtggtattaagtttaaatttttcaGGAAACATTGGGAGTTGATTAAAGCAGATTTACTTGTGGCACTTGAGTGCTTTTGGGAAGATGGTGTTATCTCAAAAGGATGCAACACATCATTCATTACCTTGGTCCCTAAAGTTTCGGATCCGGTGGGACTAAATGATTTTTGACGCATTAGTTTGATCAGATGTTACTACAAGATTCTCACGAAAGTGCTATCCATTCGTCTTCGAAAGGTAATCCTGTCGCTTATTGGAGATGAGCAAAACGCGTTCATTAAAGGAAGGTACGTCCTTGACGGGGCTCTCATTGCAAATGAAGCAATTGATTATCTCACTAGATGCAAAAAGAAGAGTCTCGTTTTTAAAGTGGATTTTGAGAAAGCTTTCGATTGTCTAAGTTGGGAATTTTTACTTGAAATCATGAGTTGCATGGGATTCGGGGTTAGATGGCGAAATTGGATCCTTGCATGTTTAAAGTCGACTTCCATCTCCATTCTCATTAATGGATCACCAACTAGTGAATTCAACATTGAGCGTGGGGTTAGACAAGGCAATCCCCTATCGCCTTTTCTTTTTATCATTGCGGCAGAAGGGCTAAACTTGCTTACAAAGAAGGCGATTAATGCAATCTCTTCAAAGGGGTCAAAATTGGTGATGATAAAATAATTATCTCGCACCTACAATACGCAGATGATTCCGTTTTTTCGGGGATTGGAATCGACAAAATTTTTGCAACTTGATGAAGTTACTTAAATGCTTTGAAAAGGTCTTGGGTCTAAAGATCAACTTCAACAAAAGCCACATATTCGGTCTTGGGGTCCCTTCATCCGAAATCGATCTTATGGCTCACCGGGTGGGTTGTAAAGTTGGAGATTTTCCATTTACTTATCTCGGGTTGCCTATGGGAAGAAACATGAATAGGGTGGAAAGTTGGAAGCCAGTAACTGAAAAGTTTAATTCGCGTTTGTCTAATTGGAGAGAAAAATCGATTTCGTTTGGTGGAAGGTTAACGCTAATTAAATCGGTCCTTAATAGTCTACCGCTATACTATTTCTCGCTCTTTCGCGCGCCGTTGAGTGTTATTAAATCCCTTGAGTGTATTAGAAATAATTTCTTTTAGGGTGGGACGGGTGATAAATCAAAAATCCATTGGGTCAAAAGGGAAGATCTACTTTTGCCTTTCGGTGAATGTGGTCTTAACATTGGATCCTTGCGGGCTAAAATCTTGCTCTTTTGGGTAAATTTCTTTGGCGGGCTAGAGTGGAGCCCAATTCTCTTTGGCCTTCTATCATTAAAAGTATTCATGGTGCTAACGGGCCGCTCCTTCCTTCGGACCTTAACCGGTCAAAAGGAAAGCGTGGCGTTTGGCTTAACATTTTGCGCGCAGGTTTGGACATTGAAAGATCAGGAATCGACTTCGGGAACTCCTTTTACAAAGTGATTGGAGACGGTTCTAACTCGCAGTTTTGGACAGATTGCTGGCTAGGCGACTCCCCTCTCAAAGACAGGCTGCCGAGATTATTTCGGCTCGATCAAGACCAATCCGCATTAGAAGGTAACAGAATTCGCTGGTCTGATTCAGGTTGGGAGGCAACGTGGTTATGGCAGTGAGAAATTAGCGGTAGAACGCAAGGTGAACTCAATATTCTTAAGGAACTTCTCGATAACTTTCAAAAAAGGATGTAAACCTTGACTCTTGGGCGTGGCGATTGGCAAATAATGGCGTTTTCACTACAAAGATTCTTACAAAATTAAATGACGAGAAACTCCTCCCTTCCAACGGCTCGCGTGTTGGTACCTTAAAAAATAACTTGGTTCCTTCAAAAGTGGAAATCTTCATATGGAGGGTATTGAAACGTCGTATCCCGGTCCTTACCGAAATCGACAAAAGAGGAATTGATTTGGGTACCGTTAGATGCACTCTATGTGATGACGATGTAGAAACAATAGAGCATTCGTTGATCCTTTGTCGGCATTTGTTGGATATATGGGACAGGGTTTACAAATGGTGGAATTTGGGTTCGATGTCAAATCTTAGTGTAAATGAAGCCTTCCATGGTAATTGCATCCGGTCTCTCTCCTTCGTGGGCTCTCAAATTTTGCAAGCTCTTGAATGGACATGCGACTACTTAATTTGGAAAAATCGTAATCGTAAAGTCTACACTAATTCGGGTTGGAACGGTCTGGGTGGGCTATTGGAAATTCAACTCCGCTCCTTCGAATGGATCTCCTCGCGTTGCAAGTATAAAAAGATTGATTGGCTTCAATGGATCTCGGATCCTCTTGCTTTTTGTTTAGATTAATTCTTATTGTTAATTCTTATATTGTTTTCGGTTGCTCTCTTTGCAACTTGTAGGTCGAGTTTTCTTAGTGCCCAATGCTTTGTAATGGGTTCTTCTCGCGTTGTACTCTATTTTTCGTGCTAATATATCGTTGCCTTTCGAAAAAAAAAAGTAACCGACATCTTTACTAAAGCTCTAATGCAAGCCAAGTTCATGGAATTTCGAGAGGCGTTGGGGATTTTTGATCGGGAGTTTGCACTAAGGGGGAGTGATAAAATGTTAGTGCACAACTCAAGTGGCTCAACTTGCTCAACTTGATTCCGAACTTTATTGGTCAAGTTGCTCAACTTGTCCAAATGAGTTTCAGCCGTTATTGACCGATTAATGGTTAAAGTGTTTAGTGGCCAACTTGACATTATCTTTTATGGCATACTTTCATAATCAAGTTGCTTTTTATCTTGTTTTATTAGGTCTAGTTGTTGTGTGTTCACATGTATGATAGTTGTCATATTGATGTGTTCATGTATGCTAGTTGTCATATTGGTGTATTCACATGTATGCTAGTTGTCATCTAGCTTTACTAGTGGGTCTAGTTGTTGGTGTGTTATAATTATGTTTTGTTTTAATCCTCTATATAAGGATTTGATTGTAACCTTCTAAAATTAATTCAACACATTTAGCTTTTCATATTCTTGTTCATATTATCTTCTCTTAAAGTTAAAACACACATTAAAATAGAGAGACTGAAAAAGGGTACATGAACAGCAATTACATATTTAAAATGAAATTAATTTGTTAAATGATAAACATCGAATCGAAAATTGTTCCAAGTCGTTGCAAGCACTAAAATATGAAAATTACAAATATTGCAAAAAAGTGAAACGTATATTTGGCTATGAGTAAAATCATGATGTTGAAGAACAAACCGACATGAGGAGCTGATTGTCCTCGTATTTATGTACGTTCTCATAGCCCGATGATACTCTTGCTTTCCATTTGATGCAGTCTATACTTAATTTAAAAAGGCAACTTCAACCCATGGCTCATGGACAGGTCATTATGAGGAAACTTACCAGATGGAAAGCAAAGGGTAATTTGTAttcttgaaaaacaatttcaatttTAAAGAATCTGTAATTGTGAGGAAACTTATCAAAGACACATTTGGTAATGGACCAAGTGCAATTATAGATACTTCATCAGTTTACTCGGAGACTTTAAAAACCTTTTTTATTAGAAGCTGatttctctatttttttttttttttttggttttaaagAAGGTGAATTTTAGTTTCCTAATGATCAAGAGAAGTGTAGGTTGGTCACTTAGAATGTTTTTAAAGTCATTAGCCGTATACAATAAGATGGTTTCTAACACGATCACTCCCAAATCCTAATCATACTCACTATCATTCTCCTATATTTTAAATCTGTAAATGCAAGAAAACTATAACAAAGTTATTAAAAACACTATCCATCACTCTTTTCGATTAGAGGGTAACATTTAGATTATAGGTTGACTGAATATCTCTTAACATCTACACATGAGTTTAATCACCTCCTCTAGAGCCTTAGGATAGAATGGTTGGACACCCACCATCATCTGAACCCAATTTAAcaaattaaagatcaagtttttGAGATAAATGTTATAAAATCGTTGTTTCACGACAATTTTTGTTAATAATTGAAAACTAAAGATTGAATGCTGTTTATGAATGCTTAATCAGTTTTCTTATTGACTGAAAGTTAATTGTTACATTGGCAAGGTGTGCTTATATGCACATACAACATAACAGTCACTTCTAATTGGAGTTAGGCTCCATTACAACTTTTGGAACCACTATGATAAAGAAGGAAAGAAACTGTTGTCTGTAGCTATCCGTTAGTCTTGTGCATTCTTGTGATCTTCTAAATTAGGAAGTGATGAAGTTGACCACTTCTGATCCTAAAATTAAGTTACCTAATATGGTAACTTGGCCTTGATGCAatattctaacactccccctcaagttgaatagtgacgTTTCCAATATTCAACTTGTCAAGAACATCGCTGAAGAGTCTTCCGTTGACTGATTTGGTGAGGATGTCAACTAGCTGGTCTTCGGATGTGATTGATGGAAGGGAAATGATTTCATCATCTATTTTTTGTCTAATAAAATGTCGATCAACTTCCACATGTTTGGTTCGGtcatgttgaactggattttctgaaTGCTATCTTCTGGTGGAAATCCGATCTCTGTTAGAAGTTTTCGGGTCCACAATGCTTCTACAACTCCTTTGGCTATCCCTCTAAACTCTGATTCTGCACTTGATAGAgaaacaaccttttgtttcttgcttttTCATGCAACTAAATTACCTCCGACTATTGTAAAGAATCCGGATGTAGATCTTCTATCCCTTTTTTCTCCAACCCAActtgcatctgtatatatttgaGTTCTTAGATGCCCATTTCTTTTGAAAACTACTCCATGATCCGCTGTTTTCTTcaaatatctgatgattctcattacggcttccatatggtgaacctgtggttgatgcatgaattgactcacaactccaactgcatgtgctatatcaggtcgagtatgagcaagatagatgagttttcccaccatcctttggtattgccctttatcagcaagatcagcttcatcttccatatatagcttctggtttggaatcattggagtatcagctggtttgcaagcaatcatacctgtttctgcaaaaaaatcaagaacatacttcttttgacagataaatattccctgttgggatcgtaacacctcaatccccaaaaaatatttaagtctccccaagtctttcatttcaaattctttaaataagttcacttttaagttagaaattttctctttatcatttcctgttatgatcatatcatcaacataaatgattaaacaAGTAATCaaatttccttttcgtttaaagaaaagagtatgatccgagttactttgtttgaaatcgtatttttttcataaataaagtaaatctcccaaaccaagcccgtggagattgttttaacccatataaagcctttttaagtcgacaaacttccctgtTTTTGAAGTCGCACTGAATCCCggtggtgcttccatatagacttcttcctttaattcgccatgtagaaaagcattcttcacatcaaattggtgaagtgaccaatcttcatttgcagcgatagaaaagagaactctaatggtatcaatTTTCGCAACTGGTGAGAAGGTTTTGGAGTAATCGATCCCATATGTCTGAGTGTACCCTTTTGCAACCAGtcgagctttgtatctttcaatagttccatctgGTTTATATTTTATCGTAAATACCCATCGACATCCCACTGGTTTCTTTCCTTGAGGCATGGCACATTTTTCTCACGTGTTATTATCATTCAAAGCTTTCATTTCAACCTCAATTGCTtcttttcagtttttttttattttagagctTGTTCAACGGAGGTTGAAATATTTTCGGAGTAGATTGCGGAATTAAATTTATGAGCTTCGTTTGACAGATTTCCCTGTGCTATATTAGCCATAGGATATCTAGATCTTTGCGCTTCTTTTTCTGGTGAGTATCGTTTAGGAGGGACACCTCTATTGACTCTTTGAGGTAGGACATATCGTTGGGTGGTTTCATCGGAATTTGTGTCATTTTGTTCCTCATGGGTTTGATGTTCATTGTTCGAGGAGGTTTCAGTGGTCTCATGGTTTGATGGGATAGTTTCTGTGGGTTCATGGTCTTTTGTTGGCTCAGGATTTAGTGTTGGAGTTTGTATAGGTTCGGGGTTTTGTGTTGGCTCGGGGTCTTGTGTTCGAGGAGGTTCAGGGTTTTGTGTTTGATGTGGAACCCATGTCatccaactgagagtgtcattactttcattctccccctcactcgtgagttgggtatttttgtaaaaatattcagTTTCAACAAAATCACAGTTCATTGTGGTAAACATATGACGTCTTTTGGGACTGTAAcaccgatatcctttttggtttattccatagccaaccatgacacatttttccgcacatggatcaagtttggtacgctcatgttttgggatatggacaaagaccgagcacccaaatattcgaggttcaatgctaaatgaagtcGGGAGGTTATGGAATTGGAAAATGGTATCTTTGggggtttttgtgcccaaaactttAGTCGGTAAACGGTTGATAAGgtaggtagcggaagcaagagtttcgggccaaaaacttttctgaactttagattcaattaataaagctcttgtcatttctaataGTAGTCGATTTTTTCCGTTCAGCTACTCCATTTTGTTCGGGGGTGTGAGCGCAAGAAGTTTGGTGAATAATCTCGTTTTGTTCGCAAAATTGTTTCATTGAAGTATTGACAAATTCACCCTCATTATCGGATCTCAAAATTTGTATACTTTTGTTAAATTggatttgtatcattttataaaattggaAAAAATTTTCAAACACTTCAGATTTGTGAGTCAAAAAATAAATCCAAGTCATgcgtgaatggtcatcaataaatagGACAAAATATCAGAAGTTTTTTCCTCCAATAACCGGTGCAGGACCCCACACATCAGAGTGGATAAGAGCAAAAGGTACATCTTTCCTAGTATTACTAGGTTTGAATGTACTTCGGTGGCTTTTGGCCAAAATACACGTCTCACAGTTTAAATTGACATTGGATTTTGAAAAGCTAGGAAATAGAGCATGTAAGTATCCGGCAGAAGGATGGCCCAGTCTCCTATGCCATAACCATGCCTCTCTATCGGGTGTTCCGTGTGCAAGCATCACAgaaccttgttgggttacttcgtctACATAATATAACCCACCCCGTTCAGTGCCCCGCCCAATAATTATCCCGGTCCTGATATCTTGTAGTATACAGAAAGTGGGATGCAATAAAACGGAACAGTTTAACTCTTTTGTAACGTGGCTAATAGATAAAAGTTTATGAGACAAGGTGGGAATATATAAACAATTTGATAATTTCATGGTCGGAGTGATTTCAATTTTCCCACCCCCTTTTACGTGTACAACCCCTCCATTAGCAGTTTGAATTCTATTTACCCGAGTGTTCGATTCGGAACAAAAGTCGGATTTTTCATAAGTCATGGTGTGAGTAACACCACAATCAAAAATCCATTCGTCACTTTTTGTGTTATTCGAAATAATATTAGCGTTTCCGGTACAAAAAGAGTTATTATTTAAATGTTTATTTTTTAAAGTATTAGATTTGGATAAAAAAGAACTTTGTTCCTGTTTTGGATACCCAGACAAACTTTGGGCTTGGGTATTGGGTTGGGCCCTCTTTTCTTTAAAACTACTATGTTGTTGGGCTTCGGCCAGTTTAATACCAATAAAGGGATCGATAGAAACTAACctattcttattttttttatggTGGTCAAAGTGAAAGACATTAATAGAACTAGAGGGTTCCAATAGGGGATTTAACCCTTTATATTCAAAATCCTTTTTCGATTTTTTATTTACTGAAAAAGTAGATATTGACTCTTCTTTACTTAAAAAGTCACTTGACCTTTCTATTGGCTCCTTGTTACATAAAGGGTTTTTTGATACATTGTATTTTACTTTACAGTTCATCCAATTCCTTTTTATGTCATCGGCCATTTGTGAAGATCTAGAAATAGAGATTAATTTCTTTTTTTTGTTTACTTCTTGAAGACAATCGAAACGATTATGGTTTACCCATGTTGCTTTATCATCTATTGATTTTAAGTTTGATCTTCTTGTTGTGGCCGATTTATAGCAGTTATATATGACCTTAGGGTTTGAGGATTTTACCTTAACCCATTTAGTCGTTTTATGAGATGAATTCGAGGTTGAGGGTCTTTTCCTCACCCTTTCAACTGGTTTATGCAATTGAATAAAAGGATTGGGTTTTGAGTTACCTCTTGTGGTGCC of the Rutidosis leptorrhynchoides isolate AG116_Rl617_1_P2 chromosome 5, CSIRO_AGI_Rlap_v1, whole genome shotgun sequence genome contains:
- the LOC139848985 gene encoding uncharacterized protein, with amino-acid sequence MGSTVISWCSKKQDVVALSSTKAEYIAPTMAAQECTWIRRLIGDILEEVDYVIKLKCDNESAIKLASNHVFHARSKHIEMRYHFIREKVVSEEIELANVKTSYIVNIHGPHNDSNKIKLWASLEKFVGDYDAAWILCGDFNEVREESKRFNCEFIERRAEWFNDFINQANLIEVPMGGKIFTQICDNGIKFSKLDRFLVSDKVCNMWNELLVLALERKLSDHCPIILRDRVIDFGPKPTKVFDEWLDMDGSDEAVINAWNKEVQGRRLDCKFRDKLKNVKFALKEWGHNTLVGIDVEIEDLKNKATAWEAMAETRVLTSNERNEWLDCRKKWIDKEKIKASMAKQKSRAKWIVDGDENTKSGCLRLQQSASMPRPVQLSTEQADLLEVKFSEKEVRDAISECGCTKAPGPDGIKFKFFRKHWELIKADLLVALECFWEDGVISKGCNTSFITLVPKVSDPVILSLIGDEQNAFIKGRYVLDGALIANEAIDYLTRCKKKSLVFKVDFEKAFDCLSWEFLLEIMSCMGFGVRWRNWILACLKSTSISILINGSPTSEFNIERGVRQGNPLSPFLFIIAAEGLNLLTKKAINAISSKGSKLVLGLKINFNKSHIFGLGVPSSEIDLMAHRVGCKVGDFPFTYLGLPMGRNMNRVESWKPVTEKFNSRLSNWREKSISFGGRVEPNSLWPSIIKSIHGANGPLLPSDLNRSKGKRGVWLNILRAGLDIERSGIDFGNSFYKVIGDGSNSQFWTDCWLGDSPLKDRLPRLFRLDQDQSALEGNRIRWSDSGWEDVNLDSWAWRLANNGVFTTKILTKLNDEKLLPSNGSRVGTLKNNLVPSKVEIFIWRVLKRRIPVLTEIDKRGIDLGTVRCTLCDDDVETIEHSLILCRHLLDIWDRVYKWWNLGSMSNLSVNEAFHGNCIRSLSFVGSQILQALEWTCDYLIWKNRNRKVYTNSGWNGLGGLLEIQLRSFEWISSRCKYKKIDWLQWISDPLAFCLD